Proteins found in one Leguminivora glycinivorella isolate SPB_JAAS2020 chromosome 4, LegGlyc_1.1, whole genome shotgun sequence genomic segment:
- the LOC125225667 gene encoding uncharacterized protein LOC125225667: protein MKDEPKPEVSTPPSKPSTTSPERRPSGPRLVTKPARAVRKPRKPANMAVSLTEEQFERMMAAMAPKPGSLTRCTLTYDGTKETDVVEAFLAAVNTYKRAERISDQDALTGLPLLLKDAAATWWQGMKDKVVTWEDFQERLRRTFAPKKPAYLICMEITSVKQKADETTEAFVSKKRMLFSLLPRPEFLETQQLDLIYGLLTPYIQEKVPRTSFTTYDKFLEDAVAAERLRDTWKTANSTSCVSTAAVPSSTSMASLPEPAQAPETSQRRNKQRCRYCKLPGHTIDECRKKQRADEQAASGTTTSHSPVAVVQSSALPSTTSAVATFPKFTCYGCGAPGVVRSNCPTCHKSRGSAAAVAGTSFDALGVQLDARERPLVFITIKGKTEGALVDTCAKSTLASPELFHHLRKTGCTFNSGYAIITLGDGIPQRRPVLSTVAEVELGGRLIRTMFLAMPESRHHRTLLGVGFIQDGHMVLDLPQFTWWFKGDETNPQELYSEDFASFKSAAVSHSAGMTTPAEPEASRTTQVNQAYGPLYRIDLAPVKRKTYDERNVVAFDGHQLIEDALFEDACRQIEEQQVTLSPDSANLFPDSSICELDISSETQVQALIEAMEHLTLS, encoded by the coding sequence ATGAAGGACGAACCGAAGCCAGAGGTGTCTACACCGCCATCCAAGCCTTCAACTACCTCACCGGAGCGCAGACCTTCAGGACCTAGACTGGTAACCAAACCAGCACGAGCAGTACGGAAACCGAGGAAGCCCGCGAACATGGCAGTGTCACTGACGGAAGAACAGTTCGAACGTATGATGGCGGCCATGGCACCGAAGCCTGGGTCCCTGACGCGTTGCACGCTCACTTATGACGGGACGAAGGAAACCGACGTCGTAGAGGCATTCTTGGCTGCCGTCAATACATACAAGCGTGCCGAGCGCATATCGGATCAGGACGCTCTCACGGGTCTCCCGCTCCTCCTTAAGGATGCCGCAGCGACTTGGTGGCAGGGAATGAAGGACAAGGTCGTCACCTGGGAAGATTTCCAAGAACGCTTGCGTAGGACCTTCGCACCCAAGAAACCAGCGTACCTCATATGCATGGAGATCACGAGCGTCAAACAAAAAGCCGATGAGACAACAGAGGCTTTTGTGTCCAAGAAACGCATGCTGTTCTCACTGTTACCTCGTCCAGAATTCCTAGAGACCCAGCAGCTGGACCTCATTTACGGTCTCCTCACGCCCTACATCCAGGAAAAGGTCCCACGAACGTCATTTACTACGTATGACAAGTTCCTGGAAGATGCCGTAGCCGCAGAGCGATTACGTGACACCTGGAAAACTGCCAACTCTACCTCTTGCGTCTCGACAGCAGCAGTGCCTTCCTCCACATCGATGGCCTCACTACCAGAACCGGCACAAGCTCCTGAGACCTCACAGAGGAGAAACAAGCAGCGCTGTCGTTACTGCAAGCTGCCCGGCCATACCATAGACGAATGCCGCAAGAAGCAAAGGGCCGATGAGCAAGCCGCATCCGGAACGACTACATCCCACTCACCTGTCGCCGTCGTGCAGTCTTCAGCTCTGCCGAGTACCACTTCTGCCGTCGCCACGTTTCCTAAATTCACCTGTTACGGGTGTGGCGCTCCTGGTGTCGTTAGGAGCAACTGCCCCACGTGCCACAAGTCTAGGGGGAGTGCCGCCGCCGTTGCTGGAACCAGTTTTGACGCACTTGGAGTTCAACTGGACGCACGAGAAAGGCCGCTGGTGTTCATCACAATAAAGGGCAAAACAGAAGGGGCACTAGTGGATACATGTGCCAAGTCTACCCTTGCATCTCCTGAGCTCTTTCACCATCTGCGTAAAACGGGCTGTACCTTCAATTCAGGATACGCTATCATAACCCTGGGAGATGGGATTCCCCAGCGCCGACCCGTCCTGTCGACCGTCGCCGAAGTCGAGCTAGGTGGCCGGCTGATCCGAACCATGTTCCTGGCGATGCCGGAATCTCGACACCACCGCACCCTCTTAGGAGTAGGTTTCATACAGGATGGGCATATGGTTTTGGACCTGCCACAGTTCACTTGGTGGTTCAAGGGGGACGAAACCAATCCGCAAGAACTATATAGCGAAGACTTCGCTAGCTTCAAATCTGCGGCTGTAAGCCACTCTGCTGGGATGACTACACCTGCGGAACCAGAAGCCAGCCGAACGACCCAAGTCAACCAGGCATATGGACCCTTATACAGGATTGACCTTGCGCCAGTCAAGCGCAAAACATACGACGAACGGAACGTCGTCGCATTCGACGGGCACCAACTGATAGAAGATGCCCTTTTCGAGGACGCGTGCCGCCAGATCGAGGAACAACAGGTTACGCTGTCTCCTGACTCAGCGAACTTGTTCCCGGACTCCTCGATCTGCGAACTCGACATCTCCTCTGAAACACAAGTCCAAGCACTCATCGAAGCCATGGAGCACTTAACGCTCTCGTAG